The following proteins are encoded in a genomic region of Parachlamydiales bacterium:
- a CDS encoding alpha/beta hydrolase, with protein MLIDHKNPFTACWNESNAKLNVYGDTYFSKLSRKVHNFIFYIPNSILATCLNPRTETTVYAPFKQIDIRGRSFEKEIITPDNVHLCAEVQVADNADTETPTIIAFNPLGSNQGIHDWLFPLLSKRKCNIVTFNYRGLGTTWTGKDMVLDGESVHQYVTKELGTNKNKVHLYGYSLGGYLAAQVKSLHFDDEGKLVGDRPLKSIFSFITEIFCIERFGK; from the coding sequence ATGCTTATAGACCACAAAAATCCCTTCACCGCTTGTTGGAATGAATCCAACGCAAAATTGAATGTCTATGGCGACACTTATTTTTCTAAATTAAGCCGCAAAGTTCATAATTTTATCTTTTATATTCCTAATTCCATATTAGCGACATGCTTAAACCCCCGCACCGAAACAACCGTTTATGCCCCTTTTAAACAGATTGACATCCGCGGTCGTTCTTTTGAAAAGGAAATCATCACTCCAGATAATGTTCATCTGTGCGCTGAAGTGCAGGTGGCAGATAATGCGGATACGGAAACGCCAACAATTATCGCTTTTAATCCTTTAGGTTCGAACCAGGGTATTCACGACTGGCTTTTTCCACTTCTTAGCAAAAGAAAATGCAATATCGTGACTTTTAACTACCGGGGTTTGGGAACGACTTGGACAGGCAAAGATATGGTTTTGGACGGTGAGAGCGTTCACCAATACGTCACAAAAGAATTAGGTACAAATAAAAACAAAGTCCATCTTTATGGGTACTCTTTAGGCGGATATTTAGCCGCGCAAGTAAAGTCTCTTCATTTCGATGATGAAGGAAAATTAGTAGGCGATCGGCCCCTCAAATCCATATTCAGCTTTATTACAGAAATTTTTTGCATAGAACGCTTTGGTAAGTGA
- a CDS encoding RpiB/LacA/LacB family sugar-phosphate isomerase, which produces MRIAISSDDYTPLIDFLLEELKLRGHQGIYFGPGKDEKSIDWPLVTSQAVNEIIDGRADEGIVLCWTGTGCSIVANKKAGIRAALCVDAETAKGARTWNHANVLALSIRHTSLPILKEILAAWFETPFSTDEWNLLQMSRIQKLESL; this is translated from the coding sequence ATGAGAATAGCAATCAGCTCAGACGATTACACGCCGCTTATCGACTTCCTATTAGAAGAGCTTAAACTCCGGGGGCATCAAGGAATCTATTTTGGACCAGGTAAAGATGAAAAGTCTATAGACTGGCCTCTTGTTACGTCACAGGCAGTTAATGAAATCATTGATGGACGAGCAGATGAGGGTATTGTACTTTGCTGGACAGGTACCGGGTGTTCGATTGTTGCCAATAAGAAAGCCGGCATACGGGCTGCATTGTGTGTAGATGCTGAAACAGCAAAAGGGGCCCGCACTTGGAACCATGCGAATGTCTTAGCTCTAAGTATCCGCCACACGTCCCTTCCTATACTTAAAGAAATACTTGCTGCATGGTTTGAGACTCCTTTCAGCACTGATGAATGGAATTTGCTGCAGATGTCGCGCATCCAAAAGCTAGAAAGTCTGTAG
- a CDS encoding zinc-dependent alcohol dehydrogenase family protein has protein sequence MSRVVRFNKTGGPEVLEIETIDVAEPGQGEVRILVKALGLNRAEAMFRSGKYLEQPQFPSRLGYEAAGIVDAIGEDVKGINRGDTVSIVPPPSQGKYGVYGESAIVPASHVIKHPTSISFVEASALWMQYLTAYGALFNIAKMAKGDYVVIPAASSSVGIASIQLCNSVGAIPIATTRTSKKKQALEKVGAKYVIATEEENLSEKLLEITNNKGARIVFDPVGGKTVLELAKGMAAGGILIEYGALSSDPTPYPLFESLKKGLTMRGYVLFELINQKEQLDKAIHYVLDSLTSGALKPVIAKTFKLDDIVEAHRYLESNEQFGKIVVTV, from the coding sequence ATGAGTCGCGTTGTACGCTTTAATAAAACCGGGGGACCCGAAGTTTTAGAGATCGAAACGATCGATGTCGCTGAACCCGGACAAGGTGAGGTGCGCATACTGGTGAAAGCTTTAGGGCTGAATCGGGCAGAAGCAATGTTCCGTTCAGGGAAATATCTAGAACAGCCGCAGTTTCCATCAAGGCTTGGCTACGAAGCTGCAGGTATTGTCGATGCCATTGGTGAGGATGTCAAAGGTATTAATCGCGGTGACACTGTCAGCATCGTTCCTCCCCCCAGTCAAGGAAAATATGGGGTTTATGGCGAATCTGCAATAGTCCCGGCATCACATGTCATTAAACACCCCACCTCGATAAGTTTTGTAGAGGCATCCGCCCTTTGGATGCAGTATCTGACAGCTTACGGTGCACTATTCAATATAGCTAAAATGGCTAAAGGCGATTATGTTGTTATTCCTGCCGCGTCCAGCAGCGTAGGCATCGCATCTATTCAGCTTTGCAATAGTGTAGGAGCTATTCCCATTGCCACTACACGTACTTCAAAGAAAAAACAAGCACTAGAAAAGGTAGGGGCAAAGTACGTTATCGCTACGGAAGAAGAAAATCTTTCTGAGAAACTCTTAGAGATTACAAATAATAAAGGCGCTCGTATCGTCTTTGATCCTGTAGGTGGGAAAACTGTTTTAGAGCTTGCTAAAGGTATGGCAGCAGGCGGCATTCTTATCGAGTACGGCGCCCTAAGTTCAGACCCTACACCTTACCCACTATTTGAATCGCTTAAGAAAGGGCTGACAATGCGTGGATATGTTCTTTTTGAACTCATCAATCAGAAAGAACAATTAGATAAAGCTATACATTATGTTCTGGATTCACTGACGTCAGGAGCCCTAAAGCCTGTCATTGCCAAGACTTTCAAACTAGATGATATTGTCGAGGCTCACCGTTACTTAGAATCGAACGAACAGTTTGGTAAAATTGTTGTTACAGTATAA
- a CDS encoding DMT family transporter: MQESPNIITGSLYAIVAFFCMAVFGILAKMGLESSPVVWVSFLAYLTGTLVLVPFIATYGLEYLKSEHYPFLIGRALFGTAASFLYTISIQYIPIVNGTLLFNTAPIFIPLLSIIFLKARLEKSLWLAVLIGFIGIIIIIKPTAAIFTQTGNLVGLASGMSLAIAYLLMKLLTNTDPGIRIIFYYLGIGTLVQAPLLYFAEGYPTLEGSIYAIISGLMLVIAQLALIKGYHYADASQIGVYQYSSIVFVGLIEWMFWDNVPPLSDLLGILLVAIAGMIIIRNGHKITHKAL, translated from the coding sequence ATGCAAGAGTCGCCGAATATTATCACAGGAAGCCTATACGCTATCGTTGCGTTCTTTTGCATGGCTGTGTTTGGTATTCTTGCTAAAATGGGCCTGGAATCAAGTCCTGTTGTCTGGGTGAGTTTTTTGGCCTATCTTACAGGAACCTTAGTGCTGGTTCCGTTTATAGCCACATATGGCTTAGAATACTTAAAATCAGAACACTACCCTTTTCTAATTGGTCGGGCCCTTTTTGGGACTGCGGCAAGCTTCCTCTATACGATCTCCATTCAATACATACCGATCGTCAACGGAACGCTGCTCTTCAATACCGCCCCCATTTTTATCCCCTTGCTTTCAATAATATTTCTAAAGGCAAGATTAGAGAAAAGTCTATGGCTTGCCGTTCTCATCGGCTTCATAGGCATCATCATTATTATTAAACCTACAGCCGCTATCTTTACGCAAACCGGCAACCTCGTCGGACTAGCTTCCGGCATGTCATTAGCTATCGCCTATCTTCTCATGAAGCTCCTAACAAATACCGATCCGGGTATTCGGATTATCTTCTACTATCTAGGCATCGGTACACTTGTTCAAGCTCCTCTTCTTTATTTTGCAGAGGGTTATCCCACCCTAGAAGGCAGCATATATGCAATTATCAGCGGGCTCATGCTGGTCATTGCTCAACTTGCATTGATCAAAGGATACCATTATGCCGATGCTTCACAGATTGGAGTCTACCAATATAGCAGCATTGTTTTTGTCGGATTAATTGAGTGGATGTTCTGGGATAATGTACCGCCCCTATCAGATTTACTAGGGATACTCCTAGTAGCGATAGCCGGTATGATTATTATCCGCAACGGTCATAAAATTACGCACAAAGCCCTATAA
- a CDS encoding glycosyltransferase family 2 protein, producing MTLEVLMATYNGQRFIERQLDSILTQSWTDFRLIIGDDASTDKTPDILSDYAKKFPDKISYIPYEDNVGANANFARLLEVSDADYIMLADQDDIWLPDKIADSMHAMQELEKEFGKDLPLLVTSDLTVIDENENQLHASWKKYVGISQKSYSLPHLLIRHAFLGCTLLFNKELLILATPIPLEAGMHDYWLTLVATVLGKIKSLDHSTILYRLHKRNVVGARQYNFSWLMDEWRHNPELIENFQQRILKAYARAFLFYRRYKNSLSSEEEKIFENFIQLKYLPFHKELWNRLKFGFCEQTFSQNLILLYASKKMGVFPTK from the coding sequence ATGACTCTAGAAGTCCTCATGGCCACATATAATGGCCAACGCTTTATCGAGCGACAGTTGGACTCTATCTTAACTCAGTCCTGGACTGATTTTAGGCTTATTATTGGAGATGATGCATCCACTGACAAAACACCGGACATCCTTAGTGACTATGCGAAGAAATTCCCTGATAAAATTTCATATATTCCTTATGAAGATAATGTAGGTGCTAATGCGAATTTTGCACGTCTACTGGAAGTCTCCGACGCAGACTATATTATGCTTGCTGATCAAGACGATATTTGGCTGCCGGACAAAATTGCTGATTCAATGCACGCTATGCAAGAACTGGAAAAGGAGTTTGGTAAGGATCTTCCTTTACTTGTCACTAGCGATCTTACCGTTATCGATGAAAATGAAAATCAATTACATGCCTCCTGGAAAAAATATGTGGGGATTTCCCAAAAAAGTTATTCACTTCCGCATCTTTTAATCCGGCACGCTTTTTTAGGATGCACACTGCTTTTTAACAAGGAACTTCTCATACTTGCTACCCCTATCCCTCTTGAAGCTGGAATGCATGACTATTGGCTTACCTTGGTAGCTACCGTATTAGGCAAGATCAAATCCCTGGATCACTCCACAATACTCTATCGGCTTCACAAACGCAATGTTGTTGGCGCTCGACAATATAACTTCAGTTGGCTTATGGATGAATGGCGTCATAATCCCGAACTGATTGAAAACTTCCAACAGCGCATATTAAAAGCCTACGCCCGTGCTTTCCTCTTTTACAGAAGGTATAAAAATTCTTTAAGCTCAGAAGAGGAAAAAATATTTGAAAATTTTATTCAGCTCAAATACTTGCCGTTTCACAAAGAATTATGGAATCGTTTAAAGTTCGGTTTTTGCGAGCAGACTTTCTCTCAAAATCTAATATTGCTTTATGCATCAAAAAAAATGGGTGTTTTTCCAACCAAATAG
- a CDS encoding DoxX family protein, with protein sequence MQYALLLGRLLFTTIFILSGIFHFFPSVIQYAADDGVPYANLIVPISGIIAAIGGLSILLGYKARWGAWLIVIFLIPVTLHMHDFWTFTDPVDVATQQAMFLKNMSMLGAALIIAFFGSGPLSLKK encoded by the coding sequence ATGCAATATGCACTGCTCTTAGGAAGACTTCTTTTTACAACGATATTTATCTTGTCGGGAATTTTCCACTTTTTCCCTTCCGTCATACAGTACGCTGCTGATGATGGTGTACCCTACGCTAACTTAATAGTTCCAATATCTGGAATCATTGCGGCGATAGGCGGACTCAGTATTTTGTTAGGTTACAAAGCAAGATGGGGCGCATGGCTGATAGTGATCTTTCTTATTCCGGTCACTCTTCATATGCACGATTTCTGGACTTTCACAGATCCGGTGGATGTGGCTACACAACAAGCAATGTTTCTAAAAAACATGTCCATGTTGGGCGCTGCATTGATTATTGCTTTCTTTGGCTCGGGCCCTCTAAGCTTAAAGAAATAA
- a CDS encoding DUF2156 domain-containing protein: MTLVDIIPTESYDTHSRSESVRRWGSSYSTALLDPRCLTFSVPSVEGVIGYRKENNCAVVFGEPVCPPESREILVKTFHQHCKEHGWRVIYLISSQEFRDWAFANHICRGSVHLTEELVINPQFDATVGSKGHLLRKKLNHSTGEGVSVQEYVDINPVLEKDIETVANIWLKGRKGLQIYLADFELFSDRKGKRWFYASQKGRVIGVLFLNQLEAHKGWLLNMQMAVPEAPNGTTEALVLKAVQILREEGCSYLTLGTALSENEGTFVGFGKISSWLGQSVLKGVRYFFPLDKRRKYWEKFQVKKEPTYQLFEKPQIGIKEIIGVMRIITTK, translated from the coding sequence GTGACACTTGTGGACATAATCCCGACCGAATCCTACGATACCCATTCTCGTTCTGAAAGTGTACGCCGATGGGGCAGTTCTTACTCTACAGCCTTACTTGATCCGCGTTGTCTGACATTTTCTGTACCTAGTGTTGAAGGAGTGATAGGTTACCGCAAAGAGAACAATTGTGCTGTTGTCTTTGGCGAGCCTGTATGTCCTCCTGAATCACGGGAAATCTTAGTTAAAACCTTTCATCAACATTGCAAAGAACATGGATGGCGTGTCATTTATCTCATATCCTCACAGGAATTTCGCGACTGGGCATTTGCGAATCATATTTGCAGGGGTTCAGTGCATTTGACCGAGGAGTTAGTTATCAATCCGCAGTTTGATGCGACAGTAGGATCAAAAGGCCATCTTCTCCGAAAGAAGTTAAATCATTCCACAGGCGAGGGAGTTTCAGTCCAAGAGTATGTAGATATAAATCCTGTGTTAGAAAAGGATATTGAAACAGTAGCGAATATTTGGTTGAAAGGAAGAAAAGGGTTACAAATTTATCTGGCCGATTTTGAGCTTTTTTCCGACCGTAAAGGTAAAAGATGGTTTTATGCATCTCAGAAGGGTCGTGTCATCGGAGTATTATTTCTCAATCAACTGGAAGCGCACAAGGGGTGGCTGCTTAACATGCAAATGGCAGTTCCCGAGGCACCGAATGGGACAACCGAGGCCCTTGTTTTAAAAGCGGTACAGATATTGCGAGAAGAGGGTTGCAGCTATTTAACTTTGGGGACTGCTTTGTCAGAAAATGAGGGGACTTTTGTAGGATTTGGAAAAATATCCTCTTGGCTTGGTCAATCTGTTCTGAAGGGAGTAAGGTACTTTTTTCCATTGGATAAGAGAAGAAAGTATTGGGAGAAGTTCCAAGTAAAGAAAGAACCGACTTATCAATTATTCGAGAAACCGCAGATCGGTATAAAAGAAATTATAGGGGTGATGCGTATCATTACGACAAAATAG
- a CDS encoding alpha/beta hydrolase gives MTHIQLRNANYYYELTGEGEPIVLISGYSCDHAFWEPVVENLKAKFTLLTFDNRGIGQTTDQGGRLSLQLLTEDVLEIIEQLGLIKPHIVGHSMGGAIAQTIAAKAEQQIGKMAIINSTSKLREATLCALESLLKLRKKGVDFDTLFESSYPWFYGDEFLSDKSNIEKLKAAVLQNPFPQTLEGQERQIQILKDAKKIDLKNISTHSLVVYGTQDLVTLPSESMELANKILNSTLKKLNSGHASVQENPQQIADFLLDHFKR, from the coding sequence GCTAACTATTACTATGAACTGACCGGAGAAGGGGAGCCCATAGTTCTTATTTCTGGTTACTCTTGTGATCACGCTTTTTGGGAGCCTGTAGTTGAAAACCTTAAAGCCAAATTCACACTGCTGACCTTTGATAATAGAGGTATTGGCCAGACCACAGACCAAGGGGGGCGGCTATCCCTTCAGCTGCTCACAGAGGATGTGCTGGAAATCATTGAACAATTAGGTTTAATAAAACCACATATTGTAGGTCATTCTATGGGCGGGGCTATTGCACAAACAATAGCGGCTAAGGCTGAACAGCAGATTGGAAAAATGGCAATTATCAATTCCACATCTAAACTGCGCGAAGCCACTTTGTGCGCCTTAGAGTCGCTTCTTAAGCTTAGGAAAAAGGGCGTGGATTTTGATACCCTTTTCGAAAGCAGCTACCCTTGGTTTTATGGGGATGAATTTCTAAGTGATAAATCAAATATAGAAAAACTGAAAGCAGCTGTGTTGCAAAATCCTTTCCCTCAAACTCTAGAAGGGCAAGAAAGGCAGATTCAAATTTTAAAGGATGCTAAAAAGATAGACCTAAAAAACATCTCCACACATTCTCTTGTAGTTTATGGCACGCAAGATCTAGTCACGCTGCCTTCTGAATCGATGGAACTGGCAAATAAGATACTGAATTCCACTCTTAAAAAACTAAATAGCGGCCATGCAAGTGTTCAGGAAAATCCTCAGCAAATTGCAGACTTTTTGTTAGATCATTTCAAGAGATAG